ATTTGTAACTTCCTCAATAAGTCTGCCGGTAGTACCTGTGGCATATAAATCATTTTTACTAAGGATTCCTCTGTATGCTATACAGAAATTCTGCATAAGTTTCTTCTTGGCGTCATGTGCTATAAGTGCTATATTCATCTAACTTATACCCTCCCCAAATAGTACTTGTTACTCTGTAGTCTTACATTTAATACAAAACCTATTCCCATATAGGAACTAAGAAGTGAAGTCAAACCATAACTTACAAACGGAAGCGGAATACCGGTATTAGGAATAACTCCGGTAGCAACTCCGATATTGATAAAGCCTTGAAAACCAATCCAGGCTCCAACACCTGCGGCAATAATCTCTCCGGCCCTGTTTCTGGCTCTCATGGAGATCATAAAACACTCTATAGAAATTGCCAGTATGAGTACTATAACAATACACGCTCCGACAAATCCAAATTCCTCACCAATTACTGTAAAAATAAAGTCTGTAGGCGATTCGGAAATGAATCCTCCGTTTAATACTGAACTGATCTCGTTTGTATTATATCCCTTGCCATATAACTGTCCGGACCCAATTGCCATCATAGAATTAAGCGTCTGATAAGCATCAGAATTGGCATAATCTTCCGGATGAAGCCAGGCAAGGATTCGTCTCTGCTGGTACTCATGAAGAATACTGCTCTCACCCTGTACTGCATTATAAATAACAAACAAAGCGGATGGAATCGCTATTGAAAGAACAGCAACGACAATCTTCCAGCTAATACCTGCAACAAACATTATTGAAGAAAAAATCATCATAACCATGATACAGGTTGATAGGTCTGGCTGCATCGCAATCAGCGCTAGCGGCAATGCAAGAAGCGCAAGACATATAAGAACAAAACCAAAGGATTTGATTCGGTCCTTATATTTCATAATAAACTGAGCATAAAATAAAATCAATAATATTTTAGCTGCCTCTGAAGGCTGAAAAGTGATACCAAAGAGATTGATCCATCTCTGAGCTCCATTTGTGCTGCTACCAAGGGGGGATAAAACAAGCGCAAGCAAAACAGCATTGCCTATATAAAACAGGATATAAAGCTTAACCAGCAGAAGGTAATCAAGAAGCGAGATAAATACCATCATTACTACTCCAAGTGCAAAACCGGCAATCTGTTTGTTCCTTGAAGAAGGATCTGCTGAATTAATAGCCATTATTCCTATTGTTGTAAGAGCCATGACCATGATCACAAGGGCGAAATCGTAATCTATGATCTTATATTTTTTTATCATCTAAATATTTCTCCAAACTCTTTAATCAGCATTAGTTGCACCATCCTGAAGAGTCTGAGCTGTTCCGGATATGATTTCATCCTCATCTCTAAGCTCAAAGTAGTAAGAAAGCGCATCTTTAGTGATCTGAGCAGCATAACTTGATGTATAACCATTAGCAATTCTGGTAGCAATTGCAATCTCTGGCCTCTCATAAGGCGCATAACATACAAAAAGAGAATGGTTTGGCTTACTCTTGGATTCCTGAGCTGTTCCGGTCTTACCAGCTACAGCAACACCAAGATTAGAATAATAAGCCTTGTCCTGAACCACCTGTCTCATTCCGGTATGTATAGCATTCCAATAAGACTGAGGCATATCAATAATATTTCTGACCTGAGCAGAATATTCTTCAAGAAGGTTGCCATTTGAATCAGTGGTTTTATCAATAAGAGTCAGGTTATAGCATGTTCCGCTGTTAGCAACAGTTGTAACATACCTGGCAAGACCAACTGTAGTATATGAGTTGGTACCCTGTCCAATAGCAGATCTTACAGCATCCATGTCTGAAACCTGAGGCTCAGATTCAGCAATTTCAATACCTGATTTTTCAGAAAGTCCATATAAATCAGCATATTTAGCTAGTTTCTCAAGACCAATATCAGGAGAATAGCTTTCACCATCTATTCCTAGTCTGTAACCCACTTCGTAAAAGAAACAGTTACAGGAATTTCTGATTCCTCCGGTAACATTAAGTCCTCCATGTCCTCTTGGGTAAATCCAACATCTGGGAGGATTATCAGTCTTATCAAAAATACCACCGCAATAAATTACTGAATCCGTAGTTATAACGCCTTCCATCAGGCCCGCCGTAGAAGAAACCATCTTAAATGTAGATCCCGGAGCGGTTTTCTGCTGCGTAGCATAATTATAAAGCGGATTTGAATTATCCTGACGAAGTTTAGCATAATACTCGGCATCTACACCATTAGCCATCATATTATTGTCATATCCGGGATATGATACAAGAGCAAGTATATCTCCGGTGTTAACGTCCGTAATGACCATAGATCCGGTACAAGGGTCAAGTGCAAGCTGCGCAGGTGTAATGTCAAGATTTGATATACGATTTATCATAAACGCATAAGCTGACTCTCCACCTCTTTGCCATAATTCAAGCTCTTCCTCGTCAACATGAATTGCATTCTGTTCAATCAGAATATCGCAAACCTGTGAACCTGATATATATCCATCCAGTAAAAGATATTTGTAAAGCCTTGTCTTAAACTCAGCATCATCGGCTAAAGAAGAAACAATATACTCAGTTATCTGATTAAATATTTCTTCAGAATCAGCGTACTGATTATCAATACTTAACTTGGATACATCAATCCAGTTCATAGCAATTGCATATTTCAGATACTCTGCCAGTGAAATAGTTTCGTCATTTGTCCAGGCTATGTATGTAGCATCTTCTCTGTCAACCTTGGATGAATCAAGAATTCCAGCGTTGTAGAGATTGGCTGCAATATGGCTCATATACCACTGGTATTCCTTGGATAATTTGTCATAGCTTGTTTTCTTTTCACCAAGCTCAGCCCTAATTTCAGCTATAACAGATTCATTTTTGGAAATAAACGAATTGTATACTGCTTTCTCATTAGTACCGGCATCATCCGCAGAAAAATGGTTAACATCAACTATATTGTTATCAAAAACAGCATAATATACATCGTAAATTGGAATAACAATATTACTGGAGCTGGATGTCTCAGTAAATGTATACGTTTTAATATTCTGTATCTTAGAAACAAGAATTCCGGCAAGGGACTGCTCAATAATGTTATAGCAGGCCTCTGTCAGGTCCTTGTCAATAGTAAGATAAACATCATTTCCGGCTACAGAATCGACATAATTACTGGTTTCAATTACCTGACCGGTATTATCAACATAAACGGTCTCTGAACCTTTTGTTCCCTGAAGAACGCTCTCCATAGCCTGTTCAATACCTGATTTACCAACAGTGTCATTTATTCCATAATTACTGTCAATCTGCTGAAGTTCATAAAGTTCATCCTCAGATACTTTACCTGTATAACCAAGAATCTGAGAAAAATATACAGAATCAACATATTTACGAGCTGTGTTCTCTTCAATTGAAACTCCGTCGAGTGTATCAGCATTCTCCATTACATCTGCAACTGTCTGATCGCTGACATCAGAAGCTACAGTAGTATCAATATATTTTTGATAACTGTTAGTACTCATGTTGTATCTGATATTAAGTACCTTAAGAGCCCTGTCATTTGAATAGTTCATTCTTGGTACAAACGTTGATGAATCATCCGGATCCTCATAATCCCCGATGCCAAAGCTCTTGCACATATCATCTACAACTTCCGTTGCTGTCTTGGTCTTTTCTTCGTATTTGAGGTCATTTACGCTTGATCTGCCATAAACATCTGCAAGGAACCTTAAAAGAGCATTTCCTTCAACAGTATATTCATAAGCATTATTTTCATTAAGAACTATTTTGAAGTCCTGATCAACAGAGTCTCCATTATCTTCAATAATATCAATAAGTCTGTTAAGAGTTGTGTTGATAGACTTATTTTTACCTCTGCCTGATTTATAAACGTCTTCTATGGTAACTGAGTTTGCTAGCTCATTATAAGCAAGAAGCTTGCCATTTCTGTCATATATATTTCCTCTGGTAGCAGCAATACTTTTTTCTTTCTTAATCCTGAGTTTAAATGTGTCAAGATAATACTCTCCATTAATGATCTGCAAAGAAAAAAGCCTGTAAACCATAATAGAAGCCAGACAGATCAGAACACCACAGATTATGACTGCTCTTGAAGTTATGAACTTAATTACAGCTTCTTTAATCTCATTAAACAAATTTCTTGGCGCTCCTTTGCTCTCTTTCATCAATTCTGTTGTTCAGATACAGAATAAATGGGTAAAAGAAAATAGCTATAATTGCTGTATATACCATTTCAGGTAAGATAACATTCAGCATGTAATAGCCAATATCAAATTTAGTTCTAAACAGGAACATAAGTACATAGCATATAAACCCAAACAAAAAGTCCGCTACTGTAATGAAAACGATAGGAATGACTATATTCTGAGAGAAAAATACTTCATGAAACTTACCGACAATAAATCCCAGATACATATAGATAAGGGCAAAAAAGCCTAAGTAAGTACCAAAGAAAATATCAACCAAAAGTCCGCTAAAAAAGCCCATGATAAGGCCGGATTTGTCTCCTTTTATAAAGCCTGAGGCTGCTACAACAATCATTAAAAGATTTGGCGCAGTATCTCCAAAATCCAGAGCCCGAAAAACAGTAGTCTGTAATATAAATGATACAAGCACCAATATAAAGTTGGTTAAAAAACGCCTTATATTCATTTAATAATCCTTAATTCGTTACATTTTTCTTGAGTTCGAGAAGAACAAGAACAATATTCAGATGCTCAAAATCTACTGCAGGTGTCATAGTACCTGATTTAGTAAGATTATTGGAGTCATCATCTATAGTTGATATATACCCTACCAAAATACCAGGAAGATATTTATCACTAATATTAGAAGTTACAATCTTATCTCCAATGCTGACCTTGTCTACATCGTCAACAAGCTTGGAAAACCTTATAAGTCCCTGCCTGTATAATTCAAGGTCGCCTGATACGATCAGATTATCTGATGAAGATAAAACCATGCCACTTACAGAAGCATTATCAGCAATAATAGACTGAACCTTGGCCCAATCGGGACCAACGTCAATTATGCGGCCTACCAAAGCTCCATTGGCAATAACATTCATATCAATAGCCAGACCATCATCAGAACCTTTGTCAATTACAAAAGAATGATACCAGTTGCCAGCATCCTTGGCGATGATACGGGCGCCTATCTTCTCATATTTTTCATATGGATCATCAAGCTGATACATGTTGCGCAGTTCAATGAGCTCGTATTTTTCCTGTTCAAGAGTAGTATTTGCAATTGTAAGTTCATCAATCTGGTTTTTGAGCTTCTCATTTTCATCAAGAAGCTGTGTTATTGACGAAAGTTTATCTGTAGTATTACGAAGATATGTTCCGACTGTAGTTATCCCTTTTTGAAATGGCACAACAAAAATGCCTGCAAAAGAATTAAGCGGGCCTGTAAAAAGATTAGTGTTAAAGGTGATGATGATCATACCTGTACACAATATAGTTAAAATAAAGAGGAGATATTTACTTGGTAATGTAAACGCTTCTCCTCTTCTCTTGACAATGGGACTCATTATTTATCCTCTTCAATACCATATGCAAGAGCTTTATACTGGTCTTCCTTAATGATCTTGGCAAGACCAAGTGCTCCTGATCCTACTGGATTTTCAGCAATATTAACGTTAAGTCCGACACCATTACTAAGTCTCTGTGCGAGATGGCAAACCTGTGAAGCGCCACCTGTAAGATATAATCCATGCTTGAAAATATCAGCAGCAAGTTCCGGCGGGGTCTTCTCAAGCGCAGCTTTAATGTTATCCAAAATAGCATCAAAGTTCTCGATAAGAGCCTGATTAAGAAGATCTGTAGGAATCTTACGCTCAACAGGAAGTCCTGTTACGATATCTCTTCCGTACACAACAGCATCCTTGCCCTCTTTTTCAAGATCCTTAAGAGAAATCTTAACAGCTTCTGAAGTCTTCTCACCAATAAGAAGGCCGAATTCCTTACGTATCACGTTTCTGATAGATTCGTCAAACTTTTTGCCACCAACCTTGATGAGCTTGCTGACAACTATTCCACGAAGAGACAAGATAGAAATCTCAGTTGTATCATAACCAACATTAACAACAAGAACACCCTGAGAATTCATAACATCAACATTCATTCCAAGTCCGTCTGCAAGTGGCTTCTTGACCATCATGATCTTCTTGGCCTTAATTCCGGCATCATTGATAAGATCATGGAAAGCTCTTCTCTCAACTTCTGTAACATCCTTAGGAACAGCAATATAAACCTCACAAGGCTTAACAGAGCCCTTCATCTGATCTGTCAAAAAGAGTCTTACAAGTGTCTCCATATGTTCAATATCAGCAATTACTCCACTGTTAAGAGGATAAGAAATCTTAATCTTATCAGGAGCCTTCTCATACATTTCATAAGCTGAATTGCCATATGCAAAGACATTAGTCTTATTCTCAATAGCAATCATATTCTTCTCAACTGTAAGAGAATCCTCATCTCTGTTGTAAATCTTGATGTTGCTGGTACCAAGATCGATTCCAAAAATATTACCCAAAACGTCCTCCTTATTGCCATAGCAAGTCTTTTTCCCTAAGACTGCAATATGACCTGTCTCCTATTATGATATGATCTTGTAATCTGATATCAAGCATAATACCCGATTCACTGATCTTGTTGGTTACTATAACATCAGCCTTGCTTGGAGACGGATCTCCAGTAGGATGATTGTGTAAAAGAATTATATTTGATGCCCCACACTTAAGTGCACGCATAAATACATCTCTAGGCGATAAACTTGCAGAATTAACGGTTCCTATCGATAATAGACATTCCTCAATAAGATTAAGCTTATTATCAAGACATAAAAGAATCGTTTTCTCCTGCTCTTCATGTCTTAGTTTCTCCATAAAATAATCTGCCACATCAGAAGGATTGTTGCAATTTAAAAGCTCACCTCTTGTCTGTGAAGACATCCTCTTGGCAATTTCTGCTATACATTTAAGCTTGACTGCCTTGATCTGCCCAATACCATGGATGCTCATAAGTTCATCCAGTGTCAGGGAAAATAAGGAGTTAAGGCCCTTCTCCTTGCCTATTCCCAAGTCCATTATCTGCCCGGCTATATCTACCGGTGAATTACAATTGCTGCCGGTTCTGATAATAATAGCCAGAAGCTCTGTATCAGTAAGGCTTTCAGGCCCATAAGCCAGAAACCTCTCATAGGGAAAACATTCCCTGTTCGCAGAACTCTCTGTAAGTAATGCATTAAATGATCTCATTGATCTCCTTCCGATATAATACTCCAGACAATCAGAAAAAGACCACTTTATATTTTAACATACTAATATCAGTTTAAACAAGATTCTGACACTATTCCTGCATCAACCAGACTCTGAAGAGTCTTGAGAATACCGAGTTTAGCATGAGGCCATGTAAGACCTCCCTGGAAAAATACCGAATATGGCTCCTTAATAGGTCCATCGGCTGACAGCTCGATAGAAGAACCTGATACAAAAGCTCCGGCAGCCATAATAACCTGTGCATCATATCCAGGCATATCCCAAGGTTCAGGTGAAACAAAGGAATCAACAGGAGCAGCGGCCTGAACGCCCTGACAAAAAGCAATAACGCCATCTGCTCTTCCAAAAGTCACAGCCTGAATAATATCATGTCTGTCTTCAGTTGCATTAGGACAAACATCAAAGCCAAGCTTCTCATAGATATTTGCAGCAAAAATAGCTCCTTTAAGGGCCGATGCTGTAACTGTAGGAGCGAGGAAAAATCCCTGATAAAACTGTGGGAGAATTCCAAGTGAAGCTCCGACTTCCTTTCCAAGTCCTGGAGAAGTAAGCCTGAATGCAGCATTTTCTACACATTCTTTTGTTCCTGCAATATATCCGCCGATAGGAGCAAGTCCGCCACCCGGATTTTTGATAAGTGAACCAACAACCATGTCGGCTCCAACATCTGACGGCTCTTTAATATCAACAAATTCGCCATAGCAATTGTCTACCATACATATGACGTCTTTTTTAACTGATTTAATAAAAGAGATGAGCTCTCCGATTCTGACTACAGAAAGAGTTGGTCTTGTCTGGTATCCTTTAGATCTCTGTATAGTACAAAGCTTGATATTAGAGTTCTCAAGTAAAGTCTTTCTGATATTATCAAAATCAAAAGATCCATCCTCAAGAAGATCTACCTGAGTATAGCTGACACCATATTCAGCAAGTGAACCCTTTGAAGGTCTGATACCGATGACCTCTTCAAGGGTATCATAAGGTTTTCCAACCGGTGAAAAAAGCATATCTCCCGGGCGAAGGTTACTCATCAGTGCAAGAGCGAGCGCATGAGTCCCACATGTGATCTGCGGTCTCACAAGTGCATCCTCTGTATGGAAAACTGAAGCGTATACAGCCTCAAGTTTCTCTCTACCTATATCGTTATATCCATATCCTGTTGTTCCAAGAAGGCATGCCTCACTGACCTTGTTATCCTGCATTGCCTTCAAAACCTTAAGCTGATTATACTCAGCATTTTCATCAATCTTTTTAAATCTCTCTTCAAGACCAGAAAGAATCCTCTCGCCATACTCAAATACAGCGTCAGATATTCCAATTGCCTTATACATTTCCTTCTTCATAAATCCTAATCATCTCTTTCAAAATTAATTCATCGTTGTGATCAAACTCATTCTTGTCGATCCAAATAACATCTTTTTCTCGTCTGAACCAGGTGAGCTGTCTCTTTGCAAAATGCCTTGTATTAAGCTTGATCAGATATATAGCTCTTTCAAGATCATATTCGCCGTCCAGATAGCCCAATATTTCCCTGTATCCAAGACTCTGCATGGAAGTAGCAGCTCTTGGAATATTGTACTTTTCAAGTGATTTGACCTCATCGACAAGACCATCTTCGATCATCTGATCTACTCTTTTGTCTATGCGTGAGTATAGCGTTTTTCTCTCATCTGTCAATACAAAATATCTAAAATCGTATGGTGATAGGCGCTGGTGCTGCTCCTCATTATGCTCTGAAATAGGTCTTCCTGTCTTATGAAAATACTCCAAAGCTCTTATCACTCTCTTTGAATTATTCTCATGGATCATATCAGCAGAAACAGGGTCAACCGCCCTTAATTCCTCGTGAAGAGCATGAACTCCCTCTGTTTTTACTCTTTCTTCCAAAATATGTCTATAGCTGTCATCTTCATCAGTCTCAGTAAAATCAATATCATACAAAACAGCCTGTATATAAAAGCCTGTACCACCAACGATAATAGGCACCTTACCCCTTGATGAAATATCAGCAATAGCTTCTTTTACAAGCTTCTGAAAAGAAAAAACATTAAAATCCTCAGTAGGCTCTAGGAAGTCAATCAGGTGATGTCTGACTCCGTCCATTTTATCAGGGCTTATCTTGTCTGTTCCAATATTCATATATTTATAGACTTGCATAGAATCAGCGGAGATTATCTCTCCGCCAAGTCTCTTTGCAAGCTCTATTGATAGTTTTGATTTTCCGACTGCTGTCGGACCTGTGAGAACTATAAGTTTCTGCATATTATTCAACTACTCTCTTAAACTTCTTATCAATCTCATATTTACTCATAGAGATAATCGTAGGTCTGCCATGAGGACAGTTATACGGATTATCCAACTTGAGAAGTTCATCAAGAAGCGCTTCCATTTCCTGAGTGGTCATCCTGGTATTGCCTTTAACAGAAGCCTTGCAAGCCATACTTGCGATCTTATAATTGATCACATCAGGGGTTCTGTCCAAACTAGTCTCATGTGACAGTTCATCAAGAATTTCCTGGAACATTTCTTTTTCATTATCACAGCCAAAAAGATCTACAGGAATAGCTCTCATTGCATATTCATGGCCGCCGAAGTTCTCAATATTAAATCCAAGCTTTTCAAAATACTGCCTGTATTCAAGGAAGATTTCTTCTTCGGCAGCAGAAAGTGTAACTATTACAGGCGGATTCACCATCTGAGATAAAATGTCGCCGGATTTATATCTTTTCATCATTCTCTCATAGTTGACCTTCTCATGAGCTGCATGCTGATCAACCATAAACATTTTATCCTTAAATCCAATTATCCAGTATGTTCCAAAAATCTGTCCAAGAATTTCATATTCTTTGACATTTTCTTTTGTGAGAACCTTTTCATCAAAAAGGTTCAACTGAACAGGCTTTTTTTCTACAACAATTGCATCCTGTTGCTTGATTATAGATGAAGGTCTATCGTTTTTCTCTGCCTTGGAGCCATCCAGATCTCCAAATATTCTGGTCCATACAGCTGATTTGTTGACGTCTTCTATCTTAATTGGCTTTTCTTTAACCCCGGTTGCATAAACAGGTTCACTTTCAGCCACTTTGTTTTCTTCAAATCTTACTCTTTCAAATGGCTGAGGAGCAGGTCTGTTTGAAGGCTTTTCAGTTTCATGCGCATGCACTTTTTCAGGAGCTAAGCCCGAAGTGCTTGCTGTTGAAGATAAAGAATTGGCGCCGTTAGCCTCTGAAGCCTTCTCATCATCCTTACTTGATAAAAGAGCATCCGGAATCATTTCCTGAGCACTAAGTACATTTTCTACGCTTGTTTTAATAAAATCATATAAAAGCGCCTGGTTATTAAACCTGACTTCCAGCTTGGCGGGATGAACATTAACATCCACCATGGAAGGGTCCATTCTGATATGAAGAATTGCAAAAGGGAACTTATGCATCATAAGATACTGTTTGTACCCTTCTTCCAAGGCTTTGGAGATGATCTTATCCTTGACATATCTTCCATTTACAAAGAAAATCTCAAAATTTCTGTTTGATCTGTTAAGTGTAGGTTCTCCAAGATACCCTTCTACCGTAATTCCGTGGTCGGAAGCACTGATCGGTCTGACGCTTACGCTAACATCTCTTCCATAAATTCTGTATATCAGTTCCTTGAGGTCTCCGTTTCCTGATGTAGAGAACTTATCATCCTTGTTATTGATATAGTGGAAAGAAATAGTGGGATTATCAAGAGCAAGATGCTCCATAACATCACCAATATAACTTCCTTCTGTCTGAGGAGTCTTAAGGAACTTCTTTCTGGCAGGTGTATTGTAAAAGAGATTGCGGATAATAAAAGTTGTTCCGTCGGGGGCACCAATCTCATCCATTCCGGCTTCCTCACCGCCGTTAATTGAATACCTTGTTCCCGTAAGATCAT
The sequence above is a segment of the Butyrivibrio proteoclasticus B316 genome. Coding sequences within it:
- the mutL gene encoding DNA mismatch repair endonuclease MutL, whose translation is MAFINELDKNTIDQIAAGEVVERPASVVKELVENAIDSGATAVTVEIKGGGIDMIRVTDNGSGIEKSQIRKAFKRHATSKLKNIDDLFSIHSLGFRGEALSSISSVAQVDCITKTKDDLTGTRYSINGGEEAGMDEIGAPDGTTFIIRNLFYNTPARKKFLKTPQTEGSYIGDVMEHLALDNPTISFHYINNKDDKFSTSGNGDLKELIYRIYGRDVSVSVRPISASDHGITVEGYLGEPTLNRSNRNFEIFFVNGRYVKDKIISKALEEGYKQYLMMHKFPFAILHIRMDPSMVDVNVHPAKLEVRFNNQALLYDFIKTSVENVLSAQEMIPDALLSSKDDEKASEANGANSLSSTASTSGLAPEKVHAHETEKPSNRPAPQPFERVRFEENKVAESEPVYATGVKEKPIKIEDVNKSAVWTRIFGDLDGSKAEKNDRPSSIIKQQDAIVVEKKPVQLNLFDEKVLTKENVKEYEILGQIFGTYWIIGFKDKMFMVDQHAAHEKVNYERMMKRYKSGDILSQMVNPPVIVTLSAAEEEIFLEYRQYFEKLGFNIENFGGHEYAMRAIPVDLFGCDNEKEMFQEILDELSHETSLDRTPDVINYKIASMACKASVKGNTRMTTQEMEALLDELLKLDNPYNCPHGRPTIISMSKYEIDKKFKRVVE
- the miaA gene encoding tRNA (adenosine(37)-N6)-dimethylallyltransferase MiaA; this translates as MQKLIVLTGPTAVGKSKLSIELAKRLGGEIISADSMQVYKYMNIGTDKISPDKMDGVRHHLIDFLEPTEDFNVFSFQKLVKEAIADISSRGKVPIIVGGTGFYIQAVLYDIDFTETDEDDSYRHILEERVKTEGVHALHEELRAVDPVSADMIHENNSKRVIRALEYFHKTGRPISEHNEEQHQRLSPYDFRYFVLTDERKTLYSRIDKRVDQMIEDGLVDEVKSLEKYNIPRAATSMQSLGYREILGYLDGEYDLERAIYLIKLNTRHFAKRQLTWFRREKDVIWIDKNEFDHNDELILKEMIRIYEEGNV
- a CDS encoding methionine gamma-lyase family protein — protein: MKKEMYKAIGISDAVFEYGERILSGLEERFKKIDENAEYNQLKVLKAMQDNKVSEACLLGTTGYGYNDIGREKLEAVYASVFHTEDALVRPQITCGTHALALALMSNLRPGDMLFSPVGKPYDTLEEVIGIRPSKGSLAEYGVSYTQVDLLEDGSFDFDNIRKTLLENSNIKLCTIQRSKGYQTRPTLSVVRIGELISFIKSVKKDVICMVDNCYGEFVDIKEPSDVGADMVVGSLIKNPGGGLAPIGGYIAGTKECVENAAFRLTSPGLGKEVGASLGILPQFYQGFFLAPTVTASALKGAIFAANIYEKLGFDVCPNATEDRHDIIQAVTFGRADGVIAFCQGVQAAAPVDSFVSPEPWDMPGYDAQVIMAAGAFVSGSSIELSADGPIKEPYSVFFQGGLTWPHAKLGILKTLQSLVDAGIVSESCLN
- the mreD gene encoding rod shape-determining protein MreD; the protein is MNIRRFLTNFILVLVSFILQTTVFRALDFGDTAPNLLMIVVAASGFIKGDKSGLIMGFFSGLLVDIFFGTYLGFFALIYMYLGFIVGKFHEVFFSQNIVIPIVFITVADFLFGFICYVLMFLFRTKFDIGYYMLNVILPEMVYTAIIAIFFYPFILYLNNRIDEREQRSAKKFV
- the radC gene encoding RadC family protein; this translates as MRSFNALLTESSANRECFPYERFLAYGPESLTDTELLAIIIRTGSNCNSPVDIAGQIMDLGIGKEKGLNSLFSLTLDELMSIHGIGQIKAVKLKCIAEIAKRMSSQTRGELLNCNNPSDVADYFMEKLRHEEQEKTILLCLDNKLNLIEECLLSIGTVNSASLSPRDVFMRALKCGASNIILLHNHPTGDPSPSKADVIVTNKISESGIMLDIRLQDHIIIGDRSYCSLREKDLLWQ
- a CDS encoding FtsW/RodA/SpoVE family cell cycle protein, which codes for MIKKYKIIDYDFALVIMVMALTTIGIMAINSADPSSRNKQIAGFALGVVMMVFISLLDYLLLVKLYILFYIGNAVLLALVLSPLGSSTNGAQRWINLFGITFQPSEAAKILLILFYAQFIMKYKDRIKSFGFVLICLALLALPLALIAMQPDLSTCIMVMMIFSSIMFVAGISWKIVVAVLSIAIPSALFVIYNAVQGESSILHEYQQRRILAWLHPEDYANSDAYQTLNSMMAIGSGQLYGKGYNTNEISSVLNGGFISESPTDFIFTVIGEEFGFVGACIVIVLILAISIECFMISMRARNRAGEIIAAGVGAWIGFQGFINIGVATGVIPNTGIPLPFVSYGLTSLLSSYMGIGFVLNVRLQSNKYYLGRV
- a CDS encoding penicillin-binding transpeptidase domain-containing protein yields the protein MFNEIKEAVIKFITSRAVIICGVLICLASIMVYRLFSLQIINGEYYLDTFKLRIKKEKSIAATRGNIYDRNGKLLAYNELANSVTIEDVYKSGRGKNKSINTTLNRLIDIIEDNGDSVDQDFKIVLNENNAYEYTVEGNALLRFLADVYGRSSVNDLKYEEKTKTATEVVDDMCKSFGIGDYEDPDDSSTFVPRMNYSNDRALKVLNIRYNMSTNSYQKYIDTTVASDVSDQTVADVMENADTLDGVSIEENTARKYVDSVYFSQILGYTGKVSEDELYELQQIDSNYGINDTVGKSGIEQAMESVLQGTKGSETVYVDNTGQVIETSNYVDSVAGNDVYLTIDKDLTEACYNIIEQSLAGILVSKIQNIKTYTFTETSSSSNIVIPIYDVYYAVFDNNIVDVNHFSADDAGTNEKAVYNSFISKNESVIAEIRAELGEKKTSYDKLSKEYQWYMSHIAANLYNAGILDSSKVDREDATYIAWTNDETISLAEYLKYAIAMNWIDVSKLSIDNQYADSEEIFNQITEYIVSSLADDAEFKTRLYKYLLLDGYISGSQVCDILIEQNAIHVDEEELELWQRGGESAYAFMINRISNLDITPAQLALDPCTGSMVITDVNTGDILALVSYPGYDNNMMANGVDAEYYAKLRQDNSNPLYNYATQQKTAPGSTFKMVSSTAGLMEGVITTDSVIYCGGIFDKTDNPPRCWIYPRGHGGLNVTGGIRNSCNCFFYEVGYRLGIDGESYSPDIGLEKLAKYADLYGLSEKSGIEIAESEPQVSDMDAVRSAIGQGTNSYTTVGLARYVTTVANSGTCYNLTLIDKTTDSNGNLLEEYSAQVRNIIDMPQSYWNAIHTGMRQVVQDKAYYSNLGVAVAGKTGTAQESKSKPNHSLFVCYAPYERPEIAIATRIANGYTSSYAAQITKDALSYYFELRDEDEIISGTAQTLQDGATNAD
- the mreC gene encoding rod shape-determining protein MreC gives rise to the protein MSPIVKRRGEAFTLPSKYLLFILTILCTGMIIITFNTNLFTGPLNSFAGIFVVPFQKGITTVGTYLRNTTDKLSSITQLLDENEKLKNQIDELTIANTTLEQEKYELIELRNMYQLDDPYEKYEKIGARIIAKDAGNWYHSFVIDKGSDDGLAIDMNVIANGALVGRIIDVGPDWAKVQSIIADNASVSGMVLSSSDNLIVSGDLELYRQGLIRFSKLVDDVDKVSIGDKIVTSNISDKYLPGILVGYISTIDDDSNNLTKSGTMTPAVDFEHLNIVLVLLELKKNVTN
- a CDS encoding rod shape-determining protein; translation: MGNIFGIDLGTSNIKIYNRDEDSLTVEKNMIAIENKTNVFAYGNSAYEMYEKAPDKIKISYPLNSGVIADIEHMETLVRLFLTDQMKGSVKPCEVYIAVPKDVTEVERRAFHDLINDAGIKAKKIMMVKKPLADGLGMNVDVMNSQGVLVVNVGYDTTEISILSLRGIVVSKLIKVGGKKFDESIRNVIRKEFGLLIGEKTSEAVKISLKDLEKEGKDAVVYGRDIVTGLPVERKIPTDLLNQALIENFDAILDNIKAALEKTPPELAADIFKHGLYLTGGASQVCHLAQRLSNGVGLNVNIAENPVGSGALGLAKIIKEDQYKALAYGIEEDK